A region of Streptomyces sp. R44 DNA encodes the following proteins:
- a CDS encoding ATP-binding protein, translating to MGRGKLRIYLGAAPGVGKTYSMLSEGHRRVERGTDCVVAFVEHHNRPRTEVMLHGLEMIPRRTIEYRGTSFTEMDVDAVLARRPAVALVDELPHTNVPGSRNAKRWQDVEELLAAGIDVVSTVNIQHLESLGDVVEAITGIRQKETVPDEVVRRADQIELVDMSPQALRRRMAHGNIYKPDKVDAALSNYFRPGNLTALRELALLWTADRVDEYLQEYRTEHRVSKIWGSRERIVVGLTGGPEGRTLIRRAVRLAEKGAGGEVLAVYISRSDGLTSASPKELAVQRTLVEDLGGTFHHVVGDDIPAALLEFARGVNATQIVLGVSRRRSWHYLFGPGVSATVARESGPDLDVHIVTHDEAAKGGGLPVARGARLGRSRTIWGWGVGLGGPALLTLILSSTVPDVGLANDVLLYLTLTVAAALLGGLRPALASAAFGSLLLNWFFTPPIHELTIADPRNIVALAIFVGVAISVASVVDLAARRTHQAARLRAESETLSFLAGSVLRGETTVEALLERVRETFAMESVALLERPDETDPWSCVASVGHRPADRPDDADVDMPVGDHLALALTGRVLPAEDRRVLGAFAAQAAVVLDRQRLVGEAEEARKLAEGNKIRTSLLAAVSHDLRTPLAGIKASVSSLRSADVEWSEEDRAELLEGIEDGADRLDHLVGNLLDMSRLDTGTVTAVIRETDLDEVVPIALLGVPEGSVELDIPETLPMVAVDRGLLERAVANIVENAVKYSPHGQIVLVSASALADRVELRVVDRGPGVPDEAKDRIFGPFQRYGDAPRGEGVGLGLAVARGFVEAMGGTLTAEDTPGGGLTMTVTLRMAEGAAASVPDLAAEATT from the coding sequence ATGGGACGCGGAAAGCTGCGTATCTACCTGGGCGCCGCGCCGGGCGTCGGCAAGACGTACTCGATGCTCTCCGAGGGGCACCGGCGCGTCGAACGCGGCACGGACTGCGTCGTGGCCTTCGTCGAGCACCACAACAGGCCCCGGACCGAGGTCATGCTGCACGGTCTGGAGATGATTCCGCGCCGGACGATCGAGTACCGGGGGACGTCCTTCACGGAGATGGACGTGGACGCCGTCCTGGCCCGGCGGCCGGCCGTCGCGCTCGTCGACGAGCTGCCGCACACGAACGTTCCCGGCTCGCGGAACGCCAAGCGCTGGCAGGACGTCGAGGAGCTGCTCGCGGCAGGCATCGACGTCGTGTCGACGGTCAACATCCAGCACCTGGAGTCACTCGGGGACGTCGTCGAGGCCATCACGGGCATCCGGCAGAAGGAGACCGTCCCCGACGAAGTAGTCCGGCGCGCCGACCAGATCGAACTCGTCGACATGTCGCCCCAGGCGCTGCGCCGCCGCATGGCGCACGGCAACATCTACAAGCCGGACAAGGTCGACGCCGCCCTCTCCAACTACTTCCGCCCCGGCAACCTCACCGCGCTGCGCGAACTGGCCCTGCTGTGGACGGCAGACCGGGTCGACGAGTACCTCCAGGAGTACCGCACCGAACACCGGGTCTCGAAGATCTGGGGGTCGCGGGAGCGGATCGTGGTGGGTCTGACCGGCGGGCCCGAGGGACGGACCCTGATAAGGCGGGCTGTACGGCTGGCCGAGAAGGGCGCCGGAGGAGAGGTCCTCGCCGTCTACATCTCGCGTAGCGACGGCCTGACCTCGGCCTCCCCGAAGGAGCTGGCGGTCCAGCGCACCCTCGTGGAGGACCTGGGCGGCACCTTCCACCACGTCGTCGGCGACGACATCCCGGCCGCGCTGCTCGAATTCGCCCGAGGCGTCAACGCGACCCAGATCGTGCTGGGCGTGAGCCGGCGCCGTTCCTGGCACTACCTGTTCGGGCCCGGTGTCAGTGCGACGGTCGCCCGTGAGTCCGGGCCCGACCTCGACGTCCACATCGTCACCCATGACGAGGCGGCGAAGGGTGGGGGGCTGCCCGTCGCTCGCGGGGCCCGGCTCGGTCGGTCCCGGACGATCTGGGGTTGGGGCGTGGGCCTCGGTGGACCGGCCCTCCTCACCTTGATCCTCAGTTCGACCGTGCCCGACGTGGGTCTGGCCAACGACGTCCTGCTCTACCTCACGCTCACCGTCGCGGCGGCGCTCCTGGGCGGGCTCAGGCCGGCCCTGGCGTCCGCCGCCTTCGGATCCCTGCTCCTGAACTGGTTCTTCACCCCGCCGATCCACGAACTGACGATCGCGGACCCGCGCAACATCGTCGCCCTGGCCATCTTCGTGGGCGTGGCGATCTCAGTGGCGTCGGTCGTGGACCTGGCCGCCCGGCGCACCCACCAGGCCGCCCGGCTGCGGGCCGAATCCGAGACGCTGTCCTTCCTCGCCGGGAGCGTGCTGCGCGGCGAGACGACCGTCGAAGCGCTCCTCGAACGGGTCAGGGAGACCTTCGCCATGGAATCGGTCGCCCTCCTGGAACGCCCCGACGAGACGGACCCGTGGTCCTGCGTCGCCTCCGTCGGCCACCGTCCGGCCGACCGCCCGGACGACGCGGATGTCGACATGCCGGTCGGTGACCACCTCGCGCTCGCGCTCACCGGCCGTGTGCTGCCTGCCGAGGACCGGCGGGTGCTCGGTGCCTTCGCCGCTCAGGCCGCGGTCGTCCTCGACCGGCAGCGGTTGGTGGGCGAGGCGGAGGAGGCCCGCAAGCTGGCGGAGGGCAACAAGATCCGCACGTCGCTCCTCGCGGCCGTCAGCCATGACCTCCGTACCCCCTTGGCCGGCATCAAGGCGTCGGTCTCCTCCCTCCGTTCCGCCGACGTCGAATGGTCCGAAGAGGACCGGGCCGAGCTCCTCGAGGGCATCGAGGACGGCGCCGATCGCCTCGACCACCTCGTCGGCAACCTCCTCGACATGTCCCGCCTGGACACGGGCACCGTCACCGCCGTCATCCGGGAGACCGATCTCGACGAGGTGGTGCCGATCGCCCTGCTCGGAGTCCCCGAGGGCAGCGTCGAGCTCGACATCCCAGAGACGCTGCCGATGGTGGCCGTCGACCGAGGTCTCCTGGAGCGGGCCGTCGCCAACATTGTCGAGAACGCGGTCAAGTACAGCCCGCACGGGCAGATCGTGCTCGTCTCGGCGAGCGCCCTGGCCGACCGCGTGGAACTCCGGGTCGTGGACCGTGGCCCGGGTGTCCCGGACGAAGCCAAGGACCGCATCTTCGGCCCCTTCCAGCGCTACGGCGACGCTCCGCGCGGCGAGGGGGTCGGTCTCGGCCTGGCGGTGGCGCGGGGCTTCGTGGAGGCGATGGGCGGAACTCTGACGGCGGAGGACACGCCCGGCGGTGGGCTGACCATGACGGTCACCCTGCGGATGGCCGAAGGAGCCGCTGCCTCCGTCCCGGACCTGGCGGCCGAGGCGACCACCTGA
- a CDS encoding TetR/AcrR family transcriptional regulator: MARAGLTAERVTIAGAELADEVGLDRVTMSQVARRLGVKDASLYTHVRSLEDLRGRIALLAADEKTLRIAEATSGRAGKDALVAFADAWREYAHEHPGRYTATQTPIRIDPDLAAKAAGPRRAVELTYGMLRGYGLAEPDLTDAVRLLRSTFHGFVALETAGGFAHERTPQQSWVRALDALHTLLEHWPPSREGDSA; the protein is encoded by the coding sequence ATGGCGCGGGCAGGGCTGACGGCGGAGCGGGTGACGATCGCGGGTGCCGAGCTGGCCGACGAGGTCGGACTCGACCGGGTGACCATGTCGCAGGTGGCGCGGCGACTCGGCGTGAAGGACGCGAGCCTCTACACGCACGTCCGCAGCCTGGAGGATCTCCGCGGACGCATCGCGCTGTTGGCGGCGGACGAGAAGACCCTGCGCATCGCGGAGGCGACCTCCGGGCGGGCGGGCAAGGACGCGCTGGTCGCGTTCGCCGACGCCTGGCGTGAGTACGCCCACGAGCATCCCGGTCGCTACACGGCGACGCAGACCCCGATCCGGATCGACCCCGACCTGGCGGCGAAGGCGGCCGGCCCGCGGCGCGCGGTCGAGCTGACGTACGGCATGCTCCGCGGCTATGGACTGGCGGAGCCCGATCTGACCGACGCGGTCCGGTTGCTGCGCAGCACGTTCCACGGGTTCGTGGCCTTGGAGACCGCGGGCGGCTTCGCGCACGAGCGCACGCCGCAGCAGTCCTGGGTCCGTGCTCTCGACGCGCTCCACACCCTCCTGGAGCACTGGCCCCCCTCCCGAGAAGGAGACTCCGCATGA
- a CDS encoding dihydrofolate reductase family protein: MRKVVSGLFVSLDGVAQAPNEWQFAFDEEMGAALEETLETADTILLGRVTFTEWAGYWPTVTSGEDVGFAKWINDSPKYVFSSTLDSVDDWANSTLVSGDLAATVEGLKAGEGKNITVAGSPTLVRSLLELDLLDELILLIHPVVAGEGRKKLFADDAALKKLELVSAHPTSSGVIIATYRPKR, encoded by the coding sequence ATGCGCAAGGTCGTTTCCGGTCTGTTCGTCTCGCTCGACGGTGTCGCCCAGGCGCCGAACGAGTGGCAGTTCGCCTTCGACGAGGAGATGGGCGCCGCGCTGGAGGAGACGCTGGAGACGGCCGACACGATCCTGCTGGGCCGGGTGACGTTCACCGAGTGGGCCGGGTACTGGCCGACGGTGACCAGCGGGGAGGACGTCGGCTTCGCCAAGTGGATCAACGACTCGCCCAAGTACGTCTTCTCCTCCACGCTGGACAGCGTCGACGACTGGGCGAACAGCACGCTCGTCAGCGGCGACCTGGCGGCCACGGTCGAGGGGCTCAAGGCGGGCGAGGGCAAGAACATCACCGTCGCGGGCAGCCCGACGCTGGTGCGCTCGCTGCTGGAGCTGGACCTCCTGGACGAACTGATCCTGCTGATCCACCCGGTGGTGGCCGGCGAAGGGCGCAAGAAGCTGTTCGCCGACGACGCCGCCCTGAAGAAGCTGGAACTGGTGAGCGCCCACCCGACCAGCAGTGGAGTGATCATCGCGACCTACCGTCCGAAGCGCTGA
- a CDS encoding NACHT domain-containing NTPase, translating into MTADVPSADSRRMPAEAVFTGTDRIRTLLATAGGGKSVLLRQHLSNWAVRRLAGRAHDRSRSAVPVLIRATALAAEPLLSCALEAAVIEELGPYGLREAPTADFFTRPPSPGTPWLVMVDGLDEVPDRATRVALLERLAREGSQEPTVYRFVVATRPLPDDELARLGPGVGRFELQPFTPADLGTYARRCFRDLPNRDRHLQVFTTGLRASGLQELARTPLMASMLCPLYAADPNRPLPEGRTGAYGAFVELLYEQNTHKSIAATHAEAIRVLADRHQIPRDQRAAEQAARAVRDELPDLIDHVAYERMNGNTAPIVAILASHLHVRRPDKVRPALWNAFLGDLLRPTGLLAERAGDFHFLHQTLLEYHAARHATRDVRARAELHTRLFPRRPISAADDAAPSPVPVSPVSPVQLLALDPSYLGFLLNGLLAPGDRVAADTVRALDELAAHAPLAGLRLLTDQLKMRTGLPADLLARQFGAFARDQKLAGERILAALCLVLVEGHREEGAELLAGLADDTALTFANRVRAAAQLARVGEYRSRAAKLLLHMGDGRPFVDRLKTWKALGVLAEYRDEAIVVLASHLGSAPRPGDPDVYAHMDIATVLAGWGDERGIEFLLQMTNNTALDTRPRARAAFGLARLDDERVAEPLAAMTSYDPEYEIYGPMLAARALAQLSRHREEGARALARIAGDPDAWDSLARVEAAEFLADVDGHHGEALALLTRMAQGGSTRRHATKALTKLRRRGPTG; encoded by the coding sequence ATGACCGCCGACGTACCGAGCGCGGACAGCCGGCGGATGCCCGCCGAAGCCGTCTTCACCGGGACCGACCGCATACGGACCCTCCTGGCCACCGCGGGCGGCGGCAAGTCCGTACTCCTGCGCCAACACCTGTCGAACTGGGCCGTCCGCCGACTCGCCGGCCGGGCCCACGACCGGTCGCGCTCGGCCGTCCCGGTCCTGATCCGCGCAACCGCGCTCGCCGCCGAACCCCTCCTGTCCTGTGCCCTCGAAGCCGCTGTCATCGAGGAACTCGGCCCGTACGGACTCCGCGAGGCGCCGACCGCGGACTTCTTCACCCGGCCGCCGTCCCCCGGGACACCCTGGCTGGTCATGGTCGACGGCCTGGACGAGGTTCCCGACCGCGCCACCCGCGTCGCCCTGCTTGAGCGGCTCGCCCGGGAGGGCAGCCAGGAGCCGACGGTCTACCGGTTCGTCGTCGCGACCCGTCCGCTGCCCGACGACGAGCTCGCCCGGCTGGGGCCGGGTGTCGGCCGCTTCGAACTCCAGCCCTTCACTCCGGCCGACCTGGGTACGTACGCCCGACGGTGTTTCCGCGACCTGCCGAACCGCGACAGGCATCTCCAGGTCTTCACCACGGGACTGCGAGCATCGGGCCTGCAGGAGCTGGCCCGCACCCCGCTGATGGCCTCCATGCTGTGTCCGCTGTACGCGGCCGACCCGAACCGGCCCCTGCCCGAGGGCCGCACCGGTGCCTACGGGGCCTTCGTCGAGCTGCTGTACGAGCAGAACACGCACAAGAGCATCGCGGCCACTCACGCCGAGGCGATCCGCGTCCTCGCGGACCGGCACCAGATCCCCCGCGACCAGCGGGCGGCCGAGCAGGCCGCGCGTGCGGTGCGGGACGAACTGCCGGACCTCATCGACCACGTGGCGTACGAGAGGATGAACGGGAACACCGCCCCGATCGTGGCGATCCTCGCTTCCCACCTGCACGTCCGGCGCCCGGACAAGGTCAGGCCGGCGCTCTGGAACGCCTTCCTGGGCGATCTCCTGCGGCCCACCGGACTCCTGGCCGAGCGGGCGGGAGACTTCCACTTCCTCCACCAGACGCTGCTCGAGTACCACGCCGCCCGGCACGCCACCCGTGACGTACGGGCCCGCGCCGAGCTGCACACACGGCTGTTTCCCCGCCGGCCAATCTCCGCTGCGGACGACGCGGCACCGTCCCCCGTTCCCGTGTCTCCCGTGTCTCCCGTGCAGTTGCTCGCCCTCGACCCGTCCTACCTGGGCTTCCTCCTCAACGGGCTCCTCGCTCCCGGGGACCGCGTCGCGGCCGACACCGTGCGGGCCCTGGACGAGCTTGCCGCGCACGCCCCCCTTGCCGGCCTGCGGCTGCTGACCGACCAGTTGAAGATGCGGACCGGCCTTCCCGCTGACCTGCTGGCCCGGCAGTTCGGCGCCTTTGCGCGTGACCAGAAGCTGGCCGGCGAGCGGATCCTGGCCGCGCTGTGTTTGGTCCTGGTCGAGGGGCACCGGGAGGAGGGCGCCGAGCTGCTCGCCGGGCTCGCCGACGACACCGCCCTGACGTTCGCGAACCGCGTACGGGCGGCCGCGCAGCTGGCGCGTGTCGGGGAGTACCGGTCCCGGGCCGCGAAGCTCCTTCTCCACATGGGGGACGGCAGACCGTTCGTCGACCGTCTCAAGACCTGGAAGGCGCTCGGCGTGCTGGCCGAGTACCGGGACGAGGCCATCGTCGTGCTCGCCTCACATCTGGGCAGCGCCCCCCGACCCGGCGATCCGGATGTGTACGCGCACATGGACATCGCCACCGTCCTGGCCGGCTGGGGCGATGAGCGGGGTATCGAGTTCCTCCTGCAGATGACCAACAACACCGCCCTGGACACCCGCCCCCGCGCCAGGGCCGCCTTCGGCCTGGCGCGGCTCGACGACGAACGGGTGGCCGAGCCGCTTGCGGCCATGACCTCGTACGACCCCGAGTACGAGATCTACGGACCCATGCTGGCGGCCCGTGCGCTCGCCCAGCTGTCCCGGCACCGCGAGGAGGGCGCGCGAGCGCTGGCCAGGATCGCCGGTGACCCGGACGCCTGGGACAGCCTCGCGCGCGTGGAGGCGGCCGAGTTCCTGGCCGATGTGGACGGGCACCACGGGGAGGCCCTCGCGCTGCTCACCCGCATGGCCCAGGGCGGGAGCACCCGCAGGCACGCCACCAAGGCGCTCACGAAGCTCCGCAGGCGCGGCCCGACCGGCTGA
- a CDS encoding universal stress protein — protein sequence MPKIVVGVSGSLGCLTVLHRAAAEARLRRAELWAVLAWETPGGELGGRCSAHVSAVAQCRATAGERLREALDTAFGPGRPEVTVQGVTVWGSPGAALVDVAQDPDDLLVVGTGSRGRLRRLVHRSVSRYCQTHAVCPVLAVPPSPLLATYDTTHRRNLWHMRLDPREVG from the coding sequence GTGCCGAAGATAGTGGTCGGAGTGAGCGGGAGCCTCGGCTGTCTGACGGTTCTGCACCGGGCCGCTGCCGAGGCCCGACTGCGCCGGGCGGAGCTGTGGGCCGTCCTGGCCTGGGAGACGCCCGGCGGAGAACTCGGCGGCCGCTGTTCCGCACACGTCTCGGCCGTGGCCCAGTGCCGCGCGACCGCCGGCGAGCGGCTGCGCGAGGCGCTCGACACCGCGTTCGGGCCCGGGCGACCGGAGGTCACGGTCCAGGGCGTCACGGTCTGGGGCAGCCCGGGCGCGGCGCTCGTCGATGTCGCACAGGACCCCGACGACCTCCTGGTGGTGGGCACCGGATCCCGCGGGCGCCTGCGCCGTCTGGTCCACCGCTCCGTCTCCCGCTACTGCCAGACCCACGCGGTCTGCCCCGTACTGGCCGTGCCACCGTCCCCGCTCCTCGCGACGTACGACACGACCCACCGCCGCAACCTCTGGCACATGCGGCTCGACCCGCGCGAGGTCGGCTGA
- the corA gene encoding magnesium/cobalt transporter CorA, protein MIHRLRSAVRRTYRRAVDLSHPARSPLGSAVVNCVVYRDGVRQDEVRSVEEAVRRVRKSGDGFVWIGLHEPEEKEFAGLAELFGLHPLAVEDAVHAHQRPKLEQYDDVLFAVFKTVRYVEHDELTATSEVVDTGELMAFTGPDFVITIRHGGHGSLGPLREALESEPEQLAKGPSAVLHAVADHVVDDYLAVTEAVQDDLDAIETAVFSEQGHRGDVGRIYQLKRELLELKRAVTPLGRPLQRLAAEPMPMVAAEIRAYFRDVADHLARVTEQVASFDTLLDSILQAHLAQVTVAQNEDMRKITAWAAIIAVPTMVCGVYGMNFDNMPELRWTYGYPLVLGVMAVACFVIHRGFRRNGWL, encoded by the coding sequence ATGATCCACCGCCTGCGCAGCGCCGTCCGCCGGACGTACCGGCGTGCCGTCGACCTCAGTCACCCGGCGCGTTCGCCGCTCGGCAGCGCGGTGGTCAACTGTGTGGTCTACCGCGACGGCGTGCGGCAGGACGAGGTCCGGTCGGTCGAGGAGGCCGTGCGGCGCGTGCGGAAGTCGGGTGACGGGTTCGTGTGGATCGGTCTCCACGAACCGGAGGAGAAGGAGTTCGCCGGGCTGGCCGAGCTGTTCGGGCTGCACCCGCTCGCGGTGGAGGATGCCGTCCATGCCCACCAGCGCCCGAAACTGGAGCAGTACGACGACGTGCTGTTCGCCGTCTTCAAGACGGTGCGGTACGTGGAGCACGACGAGCTCACCGCCACCAGCGAGGTGGTGGACACCGGGGAGCTGATGGCCTTCACCGGACCCGACTTCGTCATCACCATCCGTCACGGGGGACACGGTTCGCTCGGTCCGCTCCGTGAGGCCCTTGAGTCGGAGCCCGAGCAGCTCGCGAAGGGGCCCTCCGCGGTGCTGCACGCGGTCGCGGACCACGTCGTCGACGACTACCTCGCCGTCACGGAGGCCGTGCAGGACGACCTGGACGCGATCGAGACCGCGGTCTTCTCCGAGCAGGGGCACCGGGGAGACGTCGGCCGGATCTACCAGCTCAAGCGCGAACTCCTCGAACTCAAGCGGGCGGTGACACCACTGGGCCGTCCTCTCCAGCGCCTGGCGGCCGAACCGATGCCGATGGTCGCGGCCGAGATACGCGCGTACTTCCGTGACGTGGCCGACCACCTGGCGCGGGTCACCGAACAGGTCGCCTCGTTCGACACGCTCCTGGACTCGATCCTCCAGGCACACCTCGCGCAGGTGACCGTCGCCCAGAACGAGGACATGCGCAAGATCACCGCCTGGGCCGCGATCATCGCCGTCCCGACGATGGTGTGCGGGGTCTACGGCATGAACTTCGACAACATGCCGGAACTGCGCTGGACCTATGGCTATCCGCTGGTCCTCGGCGTCATGGCCGTCGCCTGCTTCGTCATCCACCGGGGCTTCCGCCGCAACGGCTGGCTCTGA
- a CDS encoding helix-turn-helix domain-containing protein: MSGELIRLGLEIESRSSELPYIERVWRSRSDDVGRMTSIATSHWELVFWEHDGRVQAAVLGPEPKAGPAPVPKDATFFGISFALGTSMPHVPISRLVGGSAEIPDVTRRSVWLKGSAWHVPDYDNAEAFVRRLVREGIVDRDPIVPAVLDGAAPDVSERTLQRRFVAATGLTRGAVRQIHRARRAAVLIQEGVPAQDVVHSLGYFDQPHLARSLTRYIGRTATRLSAPDTTEPLSLLYKPSASEPA; this comes from the coding sequence GTGAGCGGGGAGTTGATCCGGTTGGGGCTGGAGATCGAGAGCCGGTCGTCGGAGCTGCCGTACATCGAGCGGGTCTGGCGCAGCCGAAGCGACGACGTCGGGCGGATGACGTCGATCGCGACGTCGCACTGGGAGCTCGTCTTCTGGGAGCACGACGGCCGGGTCCAGGCCGCGGTACTGGGCCCGGAGCCCAAGGCCGGTCCGGCACCCGTCCCGAAGGACGCCACCTTCTTCGGCATCAGCTTCGCCCTCGGTACGTCGATGCCGCATGTTCCGATCAGCCGGCTGGTGGGCGGCAGCGCGGAGATCCCCGACGTGACGCGGCGGTCCGTGTGGCTGAAGGGCTCGGCGTGGCACGTGCCCGATTACGACAACGCGGAGGCGTTCGTGCGGCGCCTGGTGCGCGAGGGCATCGTGGATCGCGATCCGATCGTTCCCGCCGTGCTCGACGGGGCCGCTCCCGACGTCTCCGAACGCACCCTCCAGAGACGATTCGTCGCCGCGACGGGCCTCACCCGGGGCGCCGTGCGGCAGATCCACCGTGCCCGCCGGGCGGCGGTGCTGATCCAGGAGGGCGTTCCGGCACAGGACGTCGTACACAGCCTCGGGTACTTCGACCAGCCGCACCTGGCGCGGTCCCTGACCCGGTACATCGGCCGCACCGCCACTCGGCTGAGCGCGCCGGACACGACGGAGCCGCTGTCGCTTCTGTACAAGCCCTCGGCCTCGGAGCCCGCATAG
- a CDS encoding GNAT family N-acetyltransferase, producing the protein MWEGTAGRNLPVGFGLRPYRGEEDHGAMAAVRVGCVERDRVDVRSVVEGLPTAAEIAEASAELEEPSEDQILVVLDGSVVGYSTIRWWQERDGTWLYLHRGHLLPGHRGQGIGSAMLRWAEERIRELVEQHGTARTAVIGANAAASEQDATALLLAAGYRRVFSLVEMALGDLQQLPEPGTELPAGIQTGPIGTEHYRAAWRTVVDSYADTGFTQRWPFQDFVDSADPACWRAAWNGQDMVGVALCSLRRHHHTVGEVEELSVRTDHRRLGIGRVLLLEGLRSLCEQGATTARLFTGTANPYRSYGLYESVGFRRQNEYVRYRKPLGGRTIT; encoded by the coding sequence ATGTGGGAGGGCACGGCAGGACGCAACCTTCCGGTCGGCTTCGGGCTCCGGCCGTATCGCGGCGAGGAAGACCACGGCGCCATGGCCGCGGTGCGGGTGGGGTGTGTCGAACGGGACCGGGTCGACGTCCGTTCGGTGGTGGAAGGGCTCCCGACGGCCGCCGAGATCGCCGAAGCTTCTGCCGAGTTGGAGGAACCGTCCGAGGACCAGATCCTGGTGGTGCTCGACGGGAGCGTCGTCGGCTACTCGACGATCCGGTGGTGGCAGGAGCGGGACGGCACGTGGCTGTACCTGCACCGCGGCCACCTCCTGCCCGGGCATCGCGGCCAGGGCATCGGCTCAGCCATGCTGCGCTGGGCCGAGGAGCGGATCCGCGAGCTCGTCGAACAGCACGGAACGGCGCGGACAGCGGTGATCGGTGCGAACGCCGCGGCCTCCGAGCAGGACGCCACGGCGCTGCTGCTCGCAGCCGGCTACCGACGGGTCTTCAGCCTGGTCGAGATGGCTCTGGGCGATCTGCAGCAGTTGCCCGAGCCCGGCACCGAGCTGCCGGCCGGGATACAGACGGGGCCGATCGGGACGGAGCACTACCGTGCGGCTTGGAGGACGGTCGTCGATTCGTACGCGGACACCGGTTTCACTCAGCGATGGCCCTTCCAGGACTTCGTCGACAGCGCCGACCCGGCGTGCTGGAGGGCTGCCTGGAACGGGCAGGACATGGTCGGCGTCGCCCTCTGCTCCCTCCGCCGTCACCACCACACCGTGGGCGAGGTGGAAGAGCTGAGCGTCCGGACGGACCATCGACGCCTCGGCATCGGCCGGGTCCTGCTCCTTGAGGGGCTGCGGAGCCTTTGCGAGCAGGGTGCGACGACCGCCCGGCTGTTCACGGGCACGGCGAATCCGTACCGGTCCTACGGCCTGTACGAGAGTGTGGGGTTCCGGCGGCAGAACGAGTACGTCCGCTACCGCAAGCCGCTCGGCGGGCGAACGATCACCTGA